In Desulfomonile tiedjei, the DNA window CGTCGATGCAGTACGGACACTGAATGGTGTGGGCCACCGCCAGCGCAATGAGGGCCTTCTCCCTCTCAGTCAAATCACCTTCTGAAAAAACAGAGGCATAATAATCAAAGAATTTCTTGCCAAGCTCCGGAGCTTCTTTGGCAATTTCATCGAACTTGGGCAGATCCTTGCGATCGTAGTACGATTCCATACTCACAACCTCCGTGTTCATTCCCCGAAAAAAGAGAGATCAAATCCCTGTGGGCCTCGTGCCCCGACTGTGTCGGCAAAGGTCAGTGCAGCAATTTCATTACACCAACCCTTGACTCCGGCTCTATTTCTTGAGTTCCCGGATCATCTCTTCCACTTCCTCAACCCCTTCGTCGTAGTTTGTCTGCTCGTCGGGCTGTAATTCCTTCAGCAGCCTTAGGAACTCGCCCGCATGCACGACCTCTTCCTTGGCTATGTCCAGGAGCACTTTCCGAGCCAATTCGTTGTCAGTGGATTCGGCTAGTTGCTCGTAAAGCTGAACCGCCTCATATTCTGCCGCAATCATAAATCGGATTGCCCTTACCAGCTCAGAGTGCGTGACTTTGCGATCGTTGGCCAATCCTGAGAACGCATTGCCAAAATCAGGCATGATCTACCTCCCTCGGTGACAGTATTTTGGGACTGTGATCGGCTATGCCTGCCAAATTTTCTGCTGTGCCACTGCCTATCAGCGCATATCACGCAGACACGGGTTCAGAGCAGATTGGGAAAGATCCCAGCACCTTGACCAGGGCGCTTCGGTTCGACAGCTCCTGCAAGCATTCTGCAATCTTGGGATCATCTAGGTGGCCCTCCAAATCAACCAGGAAGGCATATTTCCACGGCATAGCCCCTCTGTCCGGCCTCGATTCGATTCGGGTCAAATTAACTTCATATTTTGCGAATTTCTCCAAAAGCCTGTACAGCGAACCCGGCCTGTCTTCCGTCCAACACACTATCGAGGTCTTGTCATTTCCGGTTCGCATCGGCTTCAAATCGCCCAGTATGAGGAAACGCGTTATGTTCTCGACCTTGTCCTGGATACCCCTCCTTATCACCTTTAGCCCCAGTCGTGCGGCGAGACTTTCATTGGCTATGGCTGCTACGCCGCCGTCTTCGACCGCTTTCTCAGCCGCAT includes these proteins:
- a CDS encoding rubrerythrin; the encoded protein is MPDFGNAFSGLANDRKVTHSELVRAIRFMIAAEYEAVQLYEQLAESTDNELARKVLLDIAKEEVVHAGEFLRLLKELQPDEQTNYDEGVEEVEEMIRELKK
- a CDS encoding carboxymuconolactone decarboxylase family protein, whose protein sequence is MESYYDRKDLPKFDEIAKEAPELGKKFFDYYASVFSEGDLTEREKALIALAVAHTIQCPYCIDAYTQACFEKGSNLAEMTEALHVAVAIRGGASLVHGLQMRNVAAKISM